A single Salmo trutta chromosome 14, fSalTru1.1, whole genome shotgun sequence DNA region contains:
- the nbl1 gene encoding neuroblastoma suppressor of tumorigenicity 1: MWQRIVICCALLALCSAAPPAHINRLALFPDKSAWCEAKNITQIVGHTGCQPRSIQNRACLGQCFSYSVPNTFPQSTESLVHCDSCMPAQTQWEVVTLDCPGSDDAPRVDKLVERILHCSCQSCSKEGAQEGALMQLYPSESAQDPPILPESHHSGTHSQHAHTHTEPHTHTSDGG, translated from the exons ATGTGGCAAAGAATTGTGATTTGCTGCGCGCTGCTTGCGCTCTGTTCAGCAGCACCGCCCGCTCACATCAACCGTCTGGCGCTGTTCCCTGACAAGAGCGCTTGGTGCGAGGCCAAGAACATCACACAGATAGTCGGGCACACCGGCTGCCAGCCTCGCTCTATCCAAAACAG GGCATGTCTGGGACAGTGCTTCAGCTACAGTGTCCCCAACACCTTCCCCCAGTCCACTGAGTCTCTGGTGCACTGTGACTCCTGCATGCCTGCACAGACTCAGTGGGAGGTG GTGACTTTGGACTGCCCGGGCAGTGATGATGCTCCTCGTGTGGATAAGCTGGTGGAGAGGATCCTCCACTGCAGCTGCCAGTCCTGCAGTAAGGAGGGAGCCCAGGAGGGGGCACTGATGCAGCTCTACCCATCAGAGAGTGCCCAAGACCCCCCTATCCTACCAGAGAGCCACCACAGCGGCACACACTCTcagcacgctcacacacacacagagccacacacacacacatctgatggAGGGTAG
- the LOC115207786 gene encoding MICOS complex subunit MIC10: MANEHGQKWDRCLADSAVKIATGLGVGIVFSVLFFKRRTWPVAFGSGVGLGMGYSNCQQDFRSPYQLHGHRVKEQ, from the exons ATGGCAAATGAACACGGACAGAAGTGGGACCGATGCCTAGCTGATAGCGCTGTGAAGATAG cgACCGGCCTTGGCGTGGGGATTGTGTTCTCAGTCCTCTTCTTCAAAC GGCGCACTTGGCCAGTGGCATTTGGATCAGGTGTGGGGCTGGGCATGGGCTACTCCAACTGCCAGCAGGACTTCAGGTCACCTTACCAGCTCCATGGTCACAGGGTAAAG GAACAGTAG